One Sediminicola sp. YIK13 DNA segment encodes these proteins:
- a CDS encoding M3 family metallopeptidase gives MNNPLLTPFDTAPFSKIKNEHFMPAFLESMAQARQEIDLIANASSAPTFENTIAALDFAGQQLDRVSSVFFNLNSAETNPEIQKIAQEVSPLLSELSNDIMLNETLFKRVKVVYEQKDDLNLTKEEYTLLDKKYKSFSRNGANLPDDKKIRLREIDAELSKLKLQFGENILAETNKYEMHLTDESDMDGLPEGEKEAAAQLAKSKDKEGWLITLDYPSYIPFMKYAKKRALRKELSIAFGSKGFHSDELDNQDNIKRIARLRYERAKLLGYKTHAHFVLEERMAETPEKVHEFLNELLEKAKPAAEREFEELENFAKELDQIDRLEKWDSAYYSEKLRQKLFNLDDEKLKPYFKLENVIAGVFKVAEKLYGLQFEEVFDIDKYHSDVKTYRIFDEHNNLVSLFYADFHPRAGKRGGAWMTSFKSQYVQNGVNERPHISNVCNFTKPTASKPSLLTFNEVTTLFHEFGHGLHGMLANTVYPGLSGTSVYWDFVELPSQILENWCYEKEALKLFATHYDTGDLIPMEMVEKIKESSTFQEGMATLRQLSFALLDMSWHGTDPTNITDVKEQEKEAFKDTDLFPDMPETCMSTSFAHIFQGGYSSGYYSYKWAEVLDADAFAYFKEKGIFNKEVATKFKEHILSKGGTENPMDLYKRFRGAEPKIEALLERAGLI, from the coding sequence ATGAACAACCCCTTATTGACACCTTTTGATACGGCTCCTTTTTCCAAAATAAAGAATGAACATTTTATGCCTGCTTTCTTGGAGTCTATGGCTCAAGCCCGACAGGAAATAGACCTTATCGCGAACGCGAGTTCTGCTCCTACATTCGAAAACACAATTGCAGCCTTGGATTTTGCAGGCCAACAATTGGATCGGGTATCAAGTGTGTTTTTCAATTTAAATTCAGCGGAGACCAATCCTGAAATTCAAAAAATCGCACAGGAGGTTTCCCCGCTCCTATCAGAGCTTAGCAATGACATCATGCTCAATGAAACCCTTTTTAAAAGGGTCAAGGTCGTCTATGAACAAAAGGATGACCTAAACCTGACCAAAGAGGAATACACCCTCTTGGACAAAAAGTATAAAAGTTTTAGCAGAAACGGCGCCAATTTGCCAGATGACAAAAAAATACGGCTTCGTGAAATTGATGCAGAGCTTTCCAAATTAAAGCTACAATTTGGGGAAAACATCCTTGCCGAGACCAATAAATATGAAATGCACCTTACCGATGAGTCCGACATGGATGGTCTTCCGGAAGGCGAAAAAGAGGCTGCAGCACAGTTGGCAAAATCAAAAGACAAAGAAGGTTGGTTGATCACCTTAGATTACCCTAGCTATATTCCCTTCATGAAATACGCAAAAAAAAGGGCGTTGAGAAAAGAACTTTCCATAGCATTTGGCAGCAAAGGATTTCATAGTGACGAACTGGACAACCAAGACAACATTAAGAGGATTGCCAGGCTCCGTTATGAGCGTGCAAAATTATTGGGATATAAGACCCATGCCCATTTTGTCCTAGAGGAGAGAATGGCAGAAACCCCTGAAAAAGTTCATGAGTTCCTAAATGAACTATTGGAAAAGGCAAAACCGGCTGCAGAGAGAGAATTTGAAGAATTGGAAAACTTTGCCAAGGAATTGGATCAGATAGATAGGTTGGAAAAGTGGGACAGTGCTTATTATTCTGAAAAATTAAGGCAGAAACTGTTTAATTTGGACGATGAGAAACTGAAGCCATATTTTAAATTAGAAAACGTTATTGCAGGGGTTTTCAAAGTAGCAGAAAAATTATATGGATTGCAATTTGAGGAAGTATTTGATATTGACAAGTACCACTCGGATGTGAAAACCTATCGCATATTTGACGAGCATAATAATTTGGTCTCCCTCTTCTATGCGGATTTTCATCCACGAGCCGGAAAACGTGGAGGAGCCTGGATGACTTCCTTTAAGTCACAATATGTGCAAAATGGCGTTAATGAAAGACCACATATTTCGAATGTGTGCAATTTCACGAAACCAACGGCCAGCAAGCCCTCCTTATTGACCTTTAATGAAGTGACTACCCTTTTTCATGAGTTTGGTCACGGACTTCACGGAATGTTGGCCAATACGGTTTATCCTGGGTTATCGGGTACCTCGGTTTATTGGGATTTTGTAGAACTACCAAGCCAGATCTTGGAGAACTGGTGCTATGAAAAAGAGGCTTTGAAACTATTTGCAACACACTACGATACTGGGGATTTGATCCCTATGGAAATGGTCGAAAAAATTAAGGAATCCTCTACCTTTCAAGAAGGGATGGCGACCTTGCGCCAATTGAGCTTCGCTCTTTTGGACATGTCTTGGCACGGAACAGATCCTACCAATATTACTGACGTAAAGGAACAGGAAAAAGAGGCGTTTAAGGACACCGACCTATTTCCCGATATGCCGGAGACCTGTATGAGTACCTCCTTTGCACATATATTTCAAGGCGGATATTCCTCTGGCTACTACAGCTACAAATGGGCAGAAGTACTAGATGCGGACGCCTTTGCCTATTTTAAGGAAAAAGGCATATTCAACAAGGAAGTGGCCACTAAGTTCAAAGAACATATCCTATCTAAGGGAGGAACGGAAAATCCAATGGATCTCTATAAGCGTTTTAGGGGTGCCGAGCCAAAAATTGAGGCCCTGTTGGAAAGGGCAGGATTAATTTAA
- the gcvP gene encoding aminomethyl-transferring glycine dehydrogenase yields the protein MRTDVFALRHIGIREEDLPEMLKTVQVDNLEQLIYETLPDDIRLKKPLDLPMAMSEHEFLTHLQKLSEKNKVFKSYIGLGYHESLTPSPIKRNILENPGWYTAYTPYQAEIAQGRLEALLNFQTMICDLTGMELANASLLDESTSAAEAMTMLYEVRSRDQKKNNTVKFFVSEEVLPQTLSLLKTRAIPLGIELVIGDHGSFEFTNDFYGALLQYPGKYGQVNDYASFVAKAKEQEIKVAVAADILSLVLLTPPGEFGADVVVGTTQRFGIPLGYGGPHAAFFATKDEYKRSIPGRIIGVTKDTDGKPALRMALQTREQHIKRDKATSNICTAQVLLAVMAGMYGVYHGPRGLKYIADKVHSSTATLADALEKLGLFQTNTSYFDTILVKADAKLVRPEAEKNEVNFFYPDADTVSISLNEATSLKDLQQIADIFAKALSKEGVKIDSLSPKTIIDGSIKRTSSFMENAVFNSFHSETQLMRYIKKLERKDLALNHSMISLGSCTMKLNAASEMLPLSTPQWGNIHPFVPVEQAEGYQIMLKELEQDLNVITGFAGTSLQPNSGAQGEYAGLMTIRAYHESNGDHNRNICLIPASAHGTNPASAVMAGMKVVVTKTDEKGNIDVGDLEAKVEQHKENLAALMVTYPSTHGVFESSIKHITKLIHDNGGQVYMDGANMNAQVGITNPAAIGADVCHLNLHKTFAIPHGGGGPGVGPICVAEQLVPFLPGNPLIKTGGEKAITAISAAPWGSSLVCLISYGYIKMLGEKGLTHSTKIAILNANYIKHRLSGKFDVLYTGEMGRAAHEMIIDCRPFKENGIEVTDIAKRLMDYGFHSPTVSFPVAGTMMIEPTESEGLSELNRFCDAMLSIRAEIDEASLENSANVLKNAPHTLDMVTNDNWEFPYSRQKAAFPLPYVSENKFWPSIRRVDEAYGDRNLICTCAPIEAYAEA from the coding sequence ATGAGGACAGACGTATTTGCATTGCGCCATATTGGTATAAGAGAAGAAGACCTTCCGGAAATGCTTAAAACGGTACAAGTAGATAATTTAGAACAATTGATCTATGAGACCTTACCGGATGATATTAGGTTAAAAAAACCATTGGACCTGCCGATGGCTATGAGCGAACACGAGTTCCTTACCCATCTCCAAAAGCTTTCCGAAAAAAATAAAGTATTCAAATCGTACATTGGACTTGGATACCACGAGAGCCTTACCCCTTCTCCGATTAAGAGGAATATTCTCGAGAATCCAGGATGGTACACGGCCTATACTCCTTATCAGGCAGAAATTGCACAAGGCCGCCTAGAGGCCTTATTGAATTTCCAAACCATGATCTGTGATCTTACAGGAATGGAATTGGCCAATGCATCCCTATTGGATGAAAGCACCTCTGCTGCCGAGGCTATGACCATGCTATACGAAGTGAGGAGCAGGGATCAAAAAAAGAACAATACGGTTAAATTCTTTGTTTCCGAAGAAGTTCTACCACAGACCTTATCCCTTTTAAAAACAAGGGCCATACCTTTAGGTATAGAGTTGGTTATTGGTGATCACGGCTCTTTTGAATTCACTAATGATTTTTATGGGGCTTTATTACAATATCCTGGAAAGTACGGTCAAGTAAACGATTATGCATCTTTCGTGGCCAAAGCGAAAGAACAAGAAATAAAGGTAGCCGTAGCTGCAGACATCTTAAGTTTGGTATTATTGACCCCTCCGGGAGAATTTGGAGCCGATGTTGTAGTGGGTACCACCCAAAGATTTGGAATTCCATTGGGTTATGGTGGACCACACGCGGCATTTTTCGCAACTAAAGATGAATATAAAAGAAGTATTCCAGGACGTATCATTGGGGTAACCAAGGATACAGATGGCAAGCCTGCCCTGCGTATGGCATTACAAACCAGGGAACAACATATAAAAAGGGACAAAGCCACTTCCAACATATGTACTGCCCAGGTTCTATTGGCTGTTATGGCCGGTATGTACGGTGTATACCATGGTCCGAGAGGATTAAAATATATTGCTGACAAAGTACACTCATCTACAGCTACTTTGGCCGATGCGTTGGAAAAACTGGGCTTGTTCCAGACCAACACTTCCTATTTTGATACCATTCTCGTGAAGGCCGATGCCAAATTGGTTAGACCGGAGGCAGAGAAGAACGAGGTAAACTTCTTCTATCCAGATGCCGATACGGTAAGTATCTCTCTGAATGAAGCTACCTCTCTAAAAGACCTCCAACAAATAGCTGATATTTTCGCAAAAGCTCTTTCCAAAGAAGGTGTGAAAATTGATAGCCTGTCACCCAAAACTATCATTGATGGTTCCATAAAACGTACTTCCTCTTTCATGGAAAATGCTGTTTTCAACTCTTTTCATTCAGAAACACAATTGATGCGCTACATCAAAAAATTGGAGCGTAAAGATTTAGCGTTGAACCATTCCATGATCTCTCTTGGTTCTTGCACCATGAAATTGAATGCAGCCTCGGAAATGCTTCCATTAAGCACACCACAATGGGGCAACATACACCCCTTTGTACCTGTGGAACAGGCCGAAGGATATCAAATTATGTTGAAGGAATTGGAGCAAGACCTAAATGTCATTACTGGATTTGCTGGAACATCATTACAGCCCAATTCAGGTGCCCAAGGTGAATATGCAGGTTTAATGACCATAAGGGCCTATCACGAGTCCAATGGCGATCACAACAGAAACATCTGCCTTATCCCTGCTTCTGCCCATGGAACCAATCCAGCTTCCGCCGTTATGGCCGGAATGAAAGTAGTGGTTACAAAAACCGATGAGAAAGGTAATATTGACGTTGGCGATTTAGAGGCTAAAGTTGAACAGCACAAAGAAAATTTAGCTGCTTTGATGGTCACATACCCATCCACACATGGAGTGTTTGAATCTTCTATTAAGCACATCACAAAATTAATCCATGATAATGGAGGTCAGGTCTATATGGACGGAGCCAATATGAACGCACAGGTAGGAATTACCAACCCAGCGGCCATAGGTGCCGATGTATGCCACTTAAACCTTCACAAAACATTTGCTATTCCTCATGGCGGTGGCGGACCGGGAGTTGGCCCAATCTGCGTTGCAGAACAATTGGTTCCCTTTTTACCTGGAAATCCACTTATAAAAACAGGAGGGGAAAAAGCCATTACAGCTATTTCTGCAGCTCCTTGGGGAAGCTCATTGGTTTGCTTGATATCCTATGGCTATATAAAAATGTTGGGGGAAAAAGGTCTTACCCATTCTACCAAAATTGCCATATTAAATGCCAACTATATTAAACATAGACTTAGTGGTAAGTTCGATGTTCTATATACAGGGGAGATGGGACGCGCAGCGCATGAAATGATCATCGACTGTAGGCCTTTCAAAGAAAACGGAATAGAAGTAACGGATATTGCAAAACGATTGATGGACTACGGATTTCATTCTCCAACCGTTTCCTTTCCCGTTGCAGGGACGATGATGATAGAACCTACGGAAAGTGAGGGCCTATCGGAATTGAACCGTTTTTGTGACGCCATGCTTTCCATAAGAGCCGAAATAGATGAGGCTTCTTTGGAAAATAGCGCTAACGTCCTTAAAAATGCACCACATACGTTAGACATGGTCACCAATGACAATTGGGAATTCCCATACAGCAGACAAAAGGCTGCCTTCCCGTTACCCTATGTATCGGAAAATAAATTCTGGCCAAGCATCAGAAGGGTAGATGAAGCATATGGAGACCGTAATTTAATTTGCACTTGTGCACCAATTGAAGCGTACGCAGAAGCATAA
- a CDS encoding 3-oxoacyl-ACP synthase III family protein: MTIGITGTGCYLPTIITSNEDFGNHEFLNSDGTIFNSPNTVIIEKFKGITGIEKRRYAEPNLNTSHLAFKAAEKAIADAGIDKEELDYIIFAHNFGDVAHGQSQGDTLPSLATRVKHQLKIQNPKCVAYDLLFGCPGWIEGVIQAYAFIKSGIAKKCLVIGAETLSRIVDKYDRDSMIYSDGAGATIIEANAEGNILSHASATYANDEAYYLFFGDSYSQKDSSKTKYIKMHGRKIYEFAVTHVPNAMRDCLERSGVGIEEVKKIFIHQANEKMDEAIVKRFYKSYGLEMPKDVMPMVINQLGNSSVATIPTLYDMVRKGKVENQEIKKGDVAIFASVGAGMNINAFVYRY; encoded by the coding sequence ATGACTATTGGTATTACAGGCACAGGTTGCTACCTGCCAACAATTATCACCTCAAACGAGGATTTTGGCAATCATGAATTCCTTAATTCTGATGGCACAATTTTCAATAGTCCAAACACGGTAATCATTGAAAAGTTCAAGGGTATCACTGGGATTGAAAAAAGGCGGTATGCCGAACCCAACCTTAATACCTCTCATTTAGCTTTTAAGGCTGCCGAAAAGGCCATTGCTGATGCAGGTATCGACAAGGAAGAACTGGACTATATAATATTTGCCCACAACTTTGGGGACGTGGCTCACGGACAGTCGCAAGGAGACACACTCCCAAGTTTGGCTACCCGAGTTAAGCACCAACTCAAAATACAAAATCCAAAATGTGTGGCCTACGACCTTTTATTTGGATGCCCAGGATGGATAGAAGGGGTAATTCAGGCGTATGCCTTTATAAAAAGTGGCATAGCCAAAAAATGTCTCGTTATCGGAGCTGAAACCTTGTCTAGGATAGTTGATAAGTATGATAGGGATTCTATGATCTATTCCGATGGTGCTGGAGCTACAATTATTGAGGCTAATGCAGAAGGAAACATTTTGTCACATGCCTCTGCAACTTACGCCAATGATGAGGCTTATTATCTATTTTTTGGAGACTCGTATTCCCAGAAAGATTCCTCAAAAACAAAATACATTAAAATGCATGGCCGGAAAATCTACGAGTTTGCCGTGACACATGTACCGAATGCAATGCGCGACTGCCTGGAAAGAAGTGGCGTGGGTATTGAAGAGGTTAAAAAAATATTCATCCACCAGGCAAATGAAAAAATGGACGAGGCCATCGTAAAACGTTTCTACAAATCATACGGCCTTGAAATGCCAAAGGATGTAATGCCAATGGTCATCAATCAATTGGGAAATAGTTCTGTGGCTACCATCCCTACCCTTTATGATATGGTTAGAAAGGGAAAAGTGGAAAATCAGGAAATAAAAAAAGGAGATGTTGCTATATTTGCAAGCGTAGGCGCGGGAATGAACATAAACGCCTTCGTTTATAGATATTAG
- a CDS encoding glycosyltransferase family 2 protein produces MKYSIIIPAHNEEIHLKDALSSVLRQTLQPSSVIVVNDNSDDATEGIIDEFTALNPIFQKLNIISSHLHMPGSKVVNAFKNGLDQLQVDYDFLVKLDADIILPDNYFEKIAAIFNNHPNVGIAGGIAYEQDESGEWKRNHPMDNDHVRGAFKSYKKTCFLAMGGLRNAMGWDTVDELLAKFHGFDIHTDESLKVKHLRPIGKAYNKRAKLLQGKAMYTMRYGFPITLIASAKMAWKQRKLKSLLDNLQGFFGAKKDKAPFLVTEKEGDFIRDLRWKNIKGKLLG; encoded by the coding sequence ATGAAGTACAGTATTATAATCCCTGCACATAACGAAGAGATCCATTTAAAAGATGCATTGTCTTCTGTACTTAGGCAGACACTTCAACCCAGCTCTGTAATTGTGGTTAATGACAATTCTGATGACGCTACAGAAGGTATCATAGACGAATTCACAGCACTAAATCCTATATTTCAGAAGCTGAACATTATATCCTCACACCTCCATATGCCTGGCAGCAAAGTGGTTAATGCTTTTAAAAACGGGCTAGATCAACTACAAGTAGACTATGATTTCCTAGTGAAGTTAGATGCCGATATTATATTGCCTGACAACTATTTCGAAAAAATAGCCGCTATCTTCAACAATCATCCAAATGTAGGTATAGCCGGAGGAATTGCTTACGAACAAGATGAGTCCGGCGAGTGGAAAAGAAACCACCCTATGGACAATGATCATGTGAGGGGCGCATTCAAGTCCTATAAGAAAACGTGCTTCTTGGCTATGGGAGGACTTAGAAATGCCATGGGATGGGATACTGTAGATGAATTGCTCGCCAAATTTCACGGGTTCGACATCCATACCGATGAAAGCTTAAAAGTGAAACATTTGCGGCCCATTGGTAAAGCCTATAACAAAAGAGCAAAACTATTGCAGGGAAAGGCCATGTACACCATGCGCTATGGTTTTCCAATTACCCTTATAGCATCGGCTAAAATGGCTTGGAAACAGCGTAAATTAAAGTCGCTTTTGGATAACCTTCAAGGCTTCTTTGGCGCTAAAAAAGATAAGGCTCCCTTTTTGGTCACTGAAAAAGAAGGTGATTTCATCAGGGACTTGAGATGGAAAAATATCAAGGGCAAGCTATTGGGATAG
- a CDS encoding rhodanese-like domain-containing protein, translated as MKSIFSILLFAIVQFGMAQIKTIPITSLLENQLVSVVLVDVRTPSEFEAGHLKNAKNINWMGDTFAKQFEAVSKDQPVYVYCKVGGRSLKAAEWLMAHGYKNVTNLSGGYDAFLQKRKP; from the coding sequence ATGAAAAGCATATTCTCAATTCTTTTATTTGCAATTGTTCAATTTGGAATGGCCCAAATAAAAACAATTCCTATTACCTCGTTGTTAGAAAATCAATTGGTTTCAGTTGTTTTGGTCGATGTAAGAACACCGTCTGAATTTGAAGCTGGCCATTTAAAGAATGCAAAAAATATCAATTGGATGGGAGATACTTTTGCCAAACAGTTTGAAGCCGTATCCAAAGACCAACCAGTTTATGTGTACTGCAAGGTTGGTGGTCGTAGTTTAAAAGCTGCCGAATGGTTGATGGCCCATGGTTATAAGAATGTGACCAACCTATCCGGAGGATATGATGCCTTTTTGCAGAAAAGGAAACCTTGA
- a CDS encoding sigma-70 family RNA polymerase sigma factor: MTTHVLQPEIWVDQYADYLFNYAVSRVSDAEIAKDLVQETFFAGLKSAKNYKGDAAERTWLIAILKRKVIDHYRKINSNKGKAEVRMTYNSSTETDGDWLEEQVADPMSILENSDIENEELGMAIQDCISKLPKKQSLVFTMKTVQGMSTEDICNELDINPSNLWVMIHRARTTLMDCLNQNWF, translated from the coding sequence ATGACAACTCACGTATTACAGCCCGAAATATGGGTGGATCAATATGCCGACTACCTTTTTAATTATGCCGTTTCCCGCGTAAGCGATGCTGAAATAGCGAAAGATCTGGTACAGGAAACCTTTTTTGCCGGATTAAAATCAGCCAAGAACTATAAAGGTGATGCTGCCGAGCGCACATGGCTGATCGCGATATTAAAAAGAAAAGTAATTGACCATTATCGCAAAATAAACTCCAATAAGGGAAAAGCAGAGGTACGTATGACCTATAACTCCAGTACAGAAACGGACGGTGACTGGCTAGAGGAGCAGGTAGCCGATCCCATGAGTATATTGGAAAATAGTGATATAGAAAACGAAGAGTTGGGAATGGCCATACAAGACTGTATTTCCAAATTACCTAAAAAACAATCTTTGGTGTTCACCATGAAAACTGTGCAGGGGATGAGTACTGAAGATATTTGTAATGAGTTGGATATTAATCCGTCTAACCTTTGGGTGATGATACACAGGGCCAGAACAACCCTTATGGATTGCCTTAATCAAAATTGGTTTTAA
- a CDS encoding methyltransferase, protein MYENNFPNKRFKYTAAFLQKHIRKDQLILDLGVENPFSKIMKEQGYSVMNTQGEDLDLEFTSVKNSTAEVVTAFEIFEHLVAPFNVLREIKANKLVASIPLRLWFSAAYKSKTDTWDRHYHEFEDWQFDWLLEKAGWEIKDRAKWTNPVNKLGIRPLLRSITPRYYIVYAERKAPKAY, encoded by the coding sequence ATGTACGAAAATAATTTTCCGAATAAAAGATTCAAATATACCGCAGCATTTTTACAAAAACACATTAGAAAAGACCAACTCATTTTAGATCTTGGGGTAGAAAATCCTTTTTCTAAAATCATGAAAGAACAGGGGTATTCTGTGATGAACACCCAGGGTGAGGATTTGGATCTCGAATTTACATCGGTAAAGAATTCCACAGCAGAGGTGGTTACTGCCTTTGAAATCTTTGAACACCTTGTGGCCCCCTTTAATGTCCTTCGTGAAATAAAGGCAAACAAACTGGTTGCCAGCATTCCTTTGCGCCTTTGGTTTTCCGCAGCCTATAAAAGCAAAACAGACACTTGGGACAGACATTATCACGAATTTGAAGACTGGCAATTTGATTGGCTTCTGGAAAAAGCGGGATGGGAGATTAAAGATCGAGCCAAATGGACCAATCCTGTAAATAAACTAGGTATTAGACCCTTGTTAAGAAGTATAACCCCGCGTTATTATATTGTATATGCCGAAAGAAAAGCTCCAAAAGCATACTAA
- the purE gene encoding 5-(carboxyamino)imidazole ribonucleotide mutase yields MSKVAVVMGSTSDLPVMQEAVDILVGFDIQVDVDIVSAHRTPEKLFDFSMNAHKNGYSVIIAGAGGAAHLPGMVASMSPLPVIGVPVKSSNSIDGWDSILSILQMPGGVPVATVALNGAKNAGILAAQIIGSSDKCVLDKILLYKEGLKQKVIQGAEEVRKK; encoded by the coding sequence ATGAGTAAAGTGGCAGTGGTTATGGGAAGCACAAGTGATCTTCCCGTTATGCAGGAAGCAGTGGATATTTTAGTAGGTTTTGATATACAGGTAGATGTTGATATCGTTTCCGCCCACCGTACTCCCGAAAAACTATTTGACTTTAGTATGAATGCCCATAAAAATGGCTATTCCGTTATCATTGCCGGTGCTGGTGGTGCCGCCCATCTCCCGGGCATGGTAGCTTCTATGTCACCTTTGCCCGTTATTGGCGTTCCCGTGAAGAGCAGCAATTCTATTGATGGATGGGATTCCATTCTGTCCATCCTACAAATGCCTGGTGGGGTACCGGTAGCCACTGTAGCCCTGAACGGAGCCAAAAATGCAGGCATCCTTGCCGCCCAGATTATTGGAAGCAGTGATAAATGCGTCCTGGACAAAATATTGCTCTACAAGGAAGGGTTGAAACAAAAAGTAATACAGGGAGCAGAAGAAGTACGTAAAAAATAG